Genomic DNA from Providencia sp. PROV188:
AGTGCAATATCTAGCGGTAGGACATCTTCCACATCATTATTATGTACGGCATGATAGCGAACGGCAGATCCCGCAGCGGCAAAGCGATGTAAGAATGCTTTTGCACCTTCTTCTGGTGTGCATTCAAAATAGCCGCCATCGGCTGTGGCGAAGAAGGATTTCAACCAAACTTTAGCTTCATCTATACCGTCCCCCGCCATTTTGAGCATTAAATGGTGCTCGTACTGGTCACGGAACTGTTTCATGCGCGGTGGTAGATGAGATGGCCACAGTTTGCTTAGCAGCTGCATGGTGCGGTCAATTAAGTTTGATGGCAGAAATGGTACTTTATTCAGCACCGCATCCATACGCCCTTTAATGGTAAAGAAGGTTGGCATTTTGTCGGTGCCAAATTTATCGATCATTAAGAACGTATCTTTGCCGTAAATTTCGGCAATATCAAAGCAGCCACGGTGCATATATTCACCTGCGACAGGCAAATTTTCAAACTCACTCAAAATATGGCGACGAATGTCTTCTAGGACATCTGGATTGTTTGAACCAATATAGAAAACTTGTGTGGCTTTGTCCGCAGGGAAAGTATCTAAGCGAACAGCGAAAACAGCTAACTTACCCGCACAGCCTGAGGCTTCAAACAAACGACGCTCATCCGCATTAAAGCGCGATGGCGTGTCTGCATCGACATCTCGCACGCGTTCTGCGTAATCATGATCGGATGCCAACTTTTCACTATTTTCGATATCTTCACTGCTATAGCGACGGTTTTGTAGGTTGGTTAAGATCTCTTCTGGAGTTTTCCCCAATTCGATACCTAAATGGTTTACCAGCTCAACCTTGCCATCTTCATTGACGCGTCCATATAGGGCCAACTCCGTATAAGCCGGACCACGACGCACAAGGGAGCCACCAGAACTATTACAGATCCCTCCCACAACGGATGCACCAATACATGAAGAGCCAATTAAGGAGTGCGGTTCACGCCCCAGTGGTTTGAGGATTTTTTCGAGGTCATAGAGCGTACTGCCAGGCATCGCAACCACTTGGTTAAATTCGGGTAGGACTTGAATTTGGTTTAGGCGTAACGTGCTGATAATGACGATATCGCGATCATAATCATAACCGCTTGGGGTTGAGCCTTCAGTGAGCCCCGTGTTTGCCGCTTGCATGATCACAATTTTGTCAGCTTCGACACAGGCTTTAAATACATACCACTGTTCGAGTAACGTGGTTGGGAATACAACGGCAATGGCATCACCCACTCCTGAGCGGAAGCCTTTGCGATAACGTTCTGTTTTATGGGATTCGGTAAGGATATTTTTTTTGCCAACAATGTTCCTGAGTGTGAGTAATAATCGTTGGTTCTCAGGATTTTTTACATCATTCATCTCATGCCTTCCTGTCAGGGTCTTGTCATTAAACCCATCCACAATATCACATAAGATTAATATGTTAAGAAATTATTAATACTCTTTAGAAACAAAAACAGCACCCAAAGGCGCTGTTTTTATTAGTCATCAATTTCAGTTCGCAGTTTAACTATTTTGATGCCAACCTGTATTTGAAGTTATATTTAGGCAGCTATGCTGACATATATTCAAAATAATTCGTGTTGTAGCTAGGCGGCAAGCAAGCTAGACCCTAGGTGCATACATAAGTATGTGACTAGGGCTAGCGCGTGCAGCCAACAACGCTACGACGCGAAGAATGAAGAATATATTTATAGGTCGCTCATCTGCGGCATAGGCCTACGGAACATACGAGTCAGCACCGCCATATACACCAGACCAACCGCCGTCCAAATCAGACCATAAACCATTGAATCTTCTTCGATATTCAGCCACAGCACACAGACTGTTAGCGTACCGATGATCGGTAATATCAAATAGTTCATGATATTTTTGAAGCCTTTAATTCGGCGTTCACGAATAAAGAACTGGCTGATGACTGAAATATTGACGAATGTAAATGCAATCAGCGCACCAAAGTTAATTAATGCTGTTGCAAAATCCATCTCAAACCAGATAGCGCCGAGGGCTAAGAAGCCAACTAATAAGACGTTATAAGCTGGG
This window encodes:
- the dld gene encoding D-lactate dehydrogenase, with product MNDVKNPENQRLLLTLRNIVGKKNILTESHKTERYRKGFRSGVGDAIAVVFPTTLLEQWYVFKACVEADKIVIMQAANTGLTEGSTPSGYDYDRDIVIISTLRLNQIQVLPEFNQVVAMPGSTLYDLEKILKPLGREPHSLIGSSCIGASVVGGICNSSGGSLVRRGPAYTELALYGRVNEDGKVELVNHLGIELGKTPEEILTNLQNRRYSSEDIENSEKLASDHDYAERVRDVDADTPSRFNADERRLFEASGCAGKLAVFAVRLDTFPADKATQVFYIGSNNPDVLEDIRRHILSEFENLPVAGEYMHRGCFDIAEIYGKDTFLMIDKFGTDKMPTFFTIKGRMDAVLNKVPFLPSNLIDRTMQLLSKLWPSHLPPRMKQFRDQYEHHLMLKMAGDGIDEAKVWLKSFFATADGGYFECTPEEGAKAFLHRFAAAGSAVRYHAVHNNDVEDVLPLDIALRRNDRDWFEKLPPEIENLIVHKLYCGHFMCHVMHQDYVLKKGVDPKELKQKMLELLDARGAQYPAEHNVGHLYKAPEQLKSFYKESDPTNTMNPGLGKTTKRKHWEGDCGCDH